In the genome of Pseudomonas sp. HS6, one region contains:
- a CDS encoding polyamine ABC transporter substrate-binding protein — MSRLKHFIAPALCAALLSSGAHAEERTLRVYNWFDYITPKALEDFKAQNSQTKLVYDIFDTNEALEAKLLTGNSGYDVVVPSNVFLAKQIEAGVFQPLDRSQLPNWNHLDPKLMKLIEANDPGNKFAVPYMYGTILIGFNPAKVKAALGDNAPVDSWDLIFKEENISKLKQCGVALLDSPSEILPLALQHLGLDPNSKNPADYAKAEALLMKIRPYVTYFHSSKYMADIANGDICVAVGYSGSFSQAANRAKEAKNGVVVDMRLPKEGAPIWFDMLAIPKGAKNPQDAYTFINYLLQPQVIAPVSDFVGYPNPNKDATDHVDPAIRNNPNLYPTDAAMNTLYTLQPLPRDAERARTRAWTKIKSGT; from the coding sequence ATGAGCAGACTCAAGCACTTCATCGCGCCGGCGTTGTGCGCGGCGCTGCTGAGCAGCGGCGCCCACGCGGAAGAACGCACCCTGCGCGTCTACAACTGGTTCGACTACATCACCCCCAAGGCACTGGAAGATTTCAAGGCGCAGAACAGCCAGACCAAACTGGTCTACGACATCTTCGACACCAACGAAGCGCTGGAGGCCAAGCTGCTGACCGGTAACTCCGGCTATGACGTGGTGGTGCCGTCCAACGTGTTCCTGGCCAAGCAGATCGAGGCCGGGGTGTTCCAGCCGCTGGATCGCAGCCAGTTGCCGAACTGGAACCACCTCGACCCGAAACTGATGAAGCTGATCGAGGCCAACGACCCGGGCAACAAATTCGCCGTGCCTTACATGTACGGCACCATCCTGATCGGCTTCAACCCGGCCAAGGTCAAGGCTGCACTGGGTGACAACGCGCCAGTGGACAGCTGGGACCTGATCTTCAAGGAAGAGAACATCAGCAAGCTCAAGCAGTGCGGCGTCGCACTGCTCGACTCGCCGTCGGAGATCCTGCCGCTGGCCCTGCAACACCTTGGTCTGGACCCCAACAGCAAGAATCCGGCGGACTACGCCAAGGCCGAAGCGCTGTTGATGAAGATCCGTCCGTACGTGACCTACTTCCATTCGTCCAAGTACATGGCCGATATCGCCAACGGTGACATTTGCGTCGCGGTCGGTTATTCCGGCAGTTTCTCGCAAGCCGCCAACCGCGCCAAAGAGGCGAAGAACGGCGTGGTGGTAGACATGCGCCTGCCGAAGGAAGGCGCGCCGATCTGGTTCGACATGCTCGCCATCCCGAAAGGCGCGAAGAACCCGCAGGACGCCTACACCTTCATCAATTATCTGCTGCAACCGCAGGTGATCGCGCCGGTCAGCGACTTTGTCGGGTATCCAAACCCGAACAAGGATGCCACCGACCATGTCGATCCGGCGATCCGCAACAACCCCAACCTGTACCCGACCGATGCGGCGATGAATACGCTCTACACCCTGCAACCGTTGCCGCGTGATGCGGAACGGGCTCGAACCCGGGCGTGGACCAAGATCAAGTCCGGCACCTGA
- a CDS encoding asparaginase, protein MNSSTYPAAQHVMVLYTGGTIGMQASANGLAPASGFEARMRDYLHSQPELVVPQWRFREMSPLIDSANMTPTYWQQLREAVVDAVDVQGCDSVLILHGTDTLAYSAAAMSFQLLGLHARVCFTGSMLPAGVTDSDAWENLSGALVALGHGLAPGVHLYFHGELLAPTRCAKVRSFGRHPFKRLERQGGGVKATSLPAALNYNQPKQLAKVAVLPLFPGIGAEIIDGLLDSGIQGLVLECYGSGTGPSDNPEFLASLGRARDNGVVVVAVTQCHEGGVELDVYEAGSRLRGVGVLSGGGMTREAAFGKLNGLLGAGLDVAEVRRLVELDLCGELV, encoded by the coding sequence ATGAATTCCTCGACCTACCCTGCTGCCCAGCACGTCATGGTGCTGTACACCGGTGGCACCATCGGCATGCAGGCCAGCGCCAATGGCCTCGCCCCGGCTTCCGGTTTCGAAGCGCGGATGCGCGATTACCTGCACAGCCAGCCTGAGCTGGTGGTGCCGCAGTGGCGCTTTCGCGAGATGTCACCGCTGATCGACAGCGCCAACATGACCCCGACCTACTGGCAGCAACTGCGTGAAGCGGTCGTCGACGCTGTCGATGTGCAAGGCTGCGACAGCGTGCTGATCCTGCACGGCACCGACACCCTGGCCTACAGCGCCGCCGCCATGAGCTTCCAGTTGCTCGGCCTGCATGCCCGCGTGTGCTTCACCGGCTCGATGCTGCCGGCCGGCGTCACCGACAGCGACGCCTGGGAAAACCTCAGCGGCGCACTGGTCGCCCTCGGCCACGGCCTGGCGCCGGGTGTGCATCTGTACTTCCACGGTGAGCTGCTGGCCCCGACCCGTTGCGCGAAAGTGCGCAGCTTCGGCCGTCATCCGTTCAAACGTCTGGAGCGTCAGGGCGGCGGTGTGAAAGCCACTTCCTTGCCGGCAGCGTTGAACTACAACCAACCGAAGCAACTGGCAAAAGTTGCCGTGTTGCCGCTATTCCCGGGCATTGGCGCCGAGATCATCGACGGCCTGCTCGACAGCGGCATTCAGGGTCTGGTGCTGGAGTGCTACGGCAGCGGCACCGGGCCGAGCGACAATCCAGAGTTCCTCGCCAGCCTTGGCCGGGCGCGGGACAACGGTGTCGTCGTAGTTGCCGTGACGCAGTGCCATGAAGGCGGTGTGGAGCTGGATGTCTACGAAGCCGGCAGCCGCTTGCGTGGCGTTGGCGTGCTGTCCGGTGGTGGCATGACTCGCGAAGCAGCGTTCGGCAAGCTGAACGGATTGCTCGGAGCGGGGTTGGACGTGGCGGAAGTTCGGCGCCTGGTGGAACTGGACTTGTGTGGTGAGTTGGTCTGA
- a CDS encoding DUF6543 domain-containing protein, protein MRQLPTLLPLLALECKLKRLGDVDERGYAYVCQLMDAINRKLPTVEHPVTIRPLAFMPRHRLSGRSDAVANMFIICPRDHAQGPCLLYRPLLNTPLMQFASLQNLMYALYQDGELRNSVLAWLGSAALSFEYSQYAFPVGLPSPWIVTQLATEPFMHLDLTGPIGLENAPLDGDILASLYAANSQALVELANRQSQSNSERRWTLLADSGWAIFSIAANFMSGAAGTAVWVWQTITQIQQAIDAHERDDTFVAWKSTADVLLTLGIILTQRVVARRNRSWLPHFKEPYKVAERSPKNEQPARTPQSVPEPTPSVILDTATLTGEVRAGHFTQLEPGTLLRPGSSTRFIAMLDSFKMPEPDLSANSASPVNHLYTLAGKTCARVGTRWFEVIARTDEPVHIVDPVDPQRIGMALKYDEAAGQWHWDPKLRLRGGMPKSRIEAFRRSKKQTMDTAWTTLEQFEAGETEAKKQLKEALLALPRDTSEAGFERSASTYLDKALKLGNGYTQALVQLENWREAGGGGSVHQAKLMSLTLGQHRCLGSWLRVKMRMYAKTTQIFVESAARQTAIPRQQQIEIATVATTLSDEMIANLQTLDRSLRVLKSHSAKAREVATRLKLLLPDFSTLDLKANEMGMTYERCVVEQPNAAMDAARVAIGIITATAADAAHELSLLSRTAFVPDGQPARIERLSRWNDLFASLGERVEQLPAEHPDQFVQARLDRVRELIGEFHQVTRERLATELPEPQAQLEPVKSRPQPSTSQHKVKVSKSRPRPDNGEQVAEARSSDSGSETAFIKLSTQRPGPKAPADDVELISSAMELSLHIDDFNRKTREDAKRPGRIPADIRDLFDQQVERLKQTASDVDIAIDRRKKSKQEPLPIAVLSTELREGATRTQAEGIATYSTMLKLRKPRETYFHWLHGNGQIKVIKDPRGRIRTRHRRDYFQEYRILDKTNADKPLWVAHFHYDQLEDSDERYTIAHLKFSDAYLQTLDDKTRQTLDAFDAVDNALRRIVDPQVRDLFLKPQPDALPKDD, encoded by the coding sequence ATGCGCCAGTTGCCGACGCTACTGCCGTTGCTCGCGCTGGAGTGCAAACTCAAGCGCCTGGGCGACGTCGATGAGCGCGGTTATGCCTACGTTTGCCAGTTGATGGACGCCATCAACCGCAAACTGCCGACGGTAGAACATCCGGTGACCATCCGGCCCCTGGCGTTCATGCCTCGTCACCGTTTGAGCGGACGCTCGGACGCTGTCGCCAACATGTTCATCATTTGCCCGCGAGACCATGCCCAGGGTCCCTGCCTGTTGTACCGGCCACTGCTGAACACTCCATTGATGCAGTTCGCCTCTTTGCAGAACCTGATGTATGCGCTGTATCAGGATGGGGAACTGCGCAATTCGGTACTGGCCTGGCTGGGTAGCGCCGCGTTGAGTTTCGAGTACTCGCAATACGCCTTCCCGGTCGGTCTGCCCTCGCCGTGGATCGTCACCCAGCTGGCCACAGAACCCTTCATGCACCTGGACCTGACCGGCCCGATCGGACTGGAAAACGCCCCCCTCGACGGCGATATCCTCGCTTCACTGTATGCAGCCAACAGTCAGGCACTGGTCGAACTTGCCAACCGCCAGTCGCAGTCCAACAGTGAGCGACGCTGGACGCTGCTGGCGGACAGTGGCTGGGCGATCTTCAGCATCGCCGCGAACTTCATGAGCGGTGCGGCGGGAACGGCCGTCTGGGTCTGGCAGACCATCACCCAGATCCAGCAGGCGATCGATGCCCATGAACGCGACGACACCTTCGTGGCCTGGAAATCCACCGCCGATGTTCTGCTGACGCTCGGCATCATCCTGACCCAACGCGTTGTGGCGAGGCGCAATCGTTCGTGGCTGCCGCACTTTAAAGAGCCCTACAAGGTTGCCGAGCGATCGCCGAAAAACGAGCAGCCCGCCAGGACGCCCCAATCCGTACCCGAGCCCACGCCGTCAGTCATACTCGACACGGCCACCCTCACCGGCGAGGTGCGTGCCGGGCATTTCACCCAGCTCGAACCCGGGACACTGCTGCGACCGGGCAGCAGCACGCGCTTCATTGCGATGCTCGACAGTTTCAAGATGCCCGAACCTGATCTGAGCGCTAACAGCGCCTCACCGGTCAATCACCTGTACACCCTCGCGGGCAAGACCTGCGCTCGGGTCGGCACGCGCTGGTTTGAGGTCATCGCCCGGACAGACGAGCCAGTTCACATCGTTGATCCGGTCGATCCACAACGTATCGGCATGGCACTGAAATACGACGAGGCTGCCGGACAATGGCACTGGGATCCGAAACTGCGCTTGCGCGGTGGCATGCCGAAAAGCCGGATCGAGGCGTTCCGCCGCTCCAAAAAACAGACCATGGATACCGCCTGGACGACGCTGGAACAATTTGAAGCAGGCGAGACCGAGGCGAAAAAACAATTGAAGGAGGCGCTGCTCGCGCTTCCACGGGACACCAGCGAAGCCGGATTCGAGCGATCCGCATCCACTTATCTCGACAAAGCGCTGAAGCTGGGCAACGGCTACACCCAGGCCTTGGTCCAACTCGAAAACTGGCGTGAGGCTGGGGGCGGCGGCTCGGTACACCAGGCCAAGCTGATGAGCCTGACCCTGGGCCAGCACCGCTGTCTGGGCTCGTGGCTACGAGTGAAAATGCGGATGTACGCCAAGACCACCCAGATATTCGTCGAAAGCGCAGCCCGACAGACAGCGATACCGCGCCAACAACAGATCGAAATCGCCACCGTCGCCACAACGCTGAGCGACGAAATGATTGCTAACCTGCAGACTCTTGATCGCTCGCTGCGGGTACTGAAAAGCCATTCGGCCAAGGCCAGAGAAGTGGCCACGAGGCTGAAATTGCTGCTGCCGGACTTCAGCACACTCGACCTCAAGGCCAACGAGATGGGCATGACCTACGAGCGCTGTGTCGTAGAGCAGCCGAATGCCGCCATGGATGCCGCCCGCGTCGCTATCGGCATCATCACCGCCACTGCCGCCGATGCCGCTCACGAACTTTCCTTGCTGAGCAGAACCGCTTTCGTACCGGACGGACAACCGGCGCGTATCGAACGCTTGTCGAGATGGAACGACCTGTTTGCCAGCCTCGGCGAACGCGTCGAACAGTTGCCTGCCGAGCATCCCGACCAATTCGTCCAGGCCCGGCTCGACAGGGTTCGCGAGTTGATCGGCGAATTCCACCAGGTGACCCGCGAACGCCTGGCTACGGAACTGCCGGAACCGCAAGCTCAACTGGAACCCGTCAAGTCCCGGCCGCAACCGTCTACGTCACAACACAAAGTAAAAGTCAGCAAAAGCCGCCCGCGCCCTGATAACGGCGAGCAGGTAGCGGAGGCCCGAAGCAGCGATTCCGGCTCAGAAACTGCGTTCATCAAACTCTCGACACAACGGCCCGGACCGAAGGCGCCTGCCGATGACGTGGAACTGATTTCATCGGCGATGGAACTGAGCCTGCACATCGACGACTTCAACAGGAAAACCCGCGAAGACGCCAAGCGACCAGGGCGCATTCCCGCAGACATTCGCGATTTGTTCGATCAGCAAGTCGAGCGTCTGAAACAGACGGCCAGTGACGTAGACATTGCGATCGACAGACGAAAAAAGTCGAAGCAGGAACCACTTCCCATCGCTGTGCTCAGCACGGAACTGCGCGAAGGCGCGACCCGCACCCAGGCCGAAGGCATTGCCACTTACTCGACCATGCTCAAGTTGCGCAAACCCCGAGAGACCTATTTCCACTGGCTGCACGGCAATGGGCAAATCAAGGTGATCAAGGACCCGCGCGGGCGCATCCGCACCCGTCATCGCCGAGACTACTTTCAGGAGTACCGGATTCTCGACAAAACCAACGCCGACAAACCACTGTGGGTGGCGCACTTCCATTACGACCAGCTTGAGGATTCGGATGAGCGGTACACCATCGCCCACCTGAAATTTTCCGATGCATATCTGCAGACACTCGATGATAAAACCCGCCAGACACTCGACGCTTTTGATGCCGTTGACAATGCACTGAGGCGTATCGTCGATCCGCAGGTGCGCGACCTGTTCCTCAAACCGCAGCCGGACGCTCTACCGAAAGACGATTAG
- a CDS encoding histone deacetylase family protein — MLTIYSDDHHLHHGRCELIDGQLKPCFEMPSRADHVLQRVKNQHLGPVEAPKDFGLGPIERIHSRDYLDFFKGAWARWTEFNTDGDLLPYTWPARTLRQVKPTSLHGQLGYYSFDGGAPITAGTWQAAYSAAQVALTAQAEIQRGARGAFALCRPPGHHAAGDLMGGYCYLNNAAIAAQAFLDQGHKKVAILDVDYHHGNGTQSIFYERSDVLFTSIHGHPEAEFPFFLGYEDERGEGAGEGFNFNYPLPAGSGWDVWSAALDQACQEIDNYGADIIVVSLGVDTFKDDPISQFKLDSPDYLAMGKRIAALGKPTLFVMEGGYAVEEIGINAVNVLEGFEQ; from the coding sequence ATGCTGACGATCTACTCTGACGATCACCACCTGCACCACGGCCGCTGCGAATTGATCGACGGGCAACTCAAGCCTTGCTTCGAGATGCCGTCCCGCGCCGACCACGTGCTGCAACGGGTGAAAAACCAACACCTCGGCCCGGTCGAGGCGCCGAAGGATTTCGGCCTCGGCCCGATCGAGCGCATCCACAGCCGCGACTACCTCGACTTCTTCAAAGGCGCCTGGGCACGCTGGACCGAATTCAACACCGACGGCGACTTGCTCCCTTACACCTGGCCGGCGCGCACCTTGCGTCAGGTCAAACCGACCAGCCTGCACGGCCAGCTCGGCTATTACAGCTTCGACGGCGGCGCGCCGATCACCGCCGGCACCTGGCAAGCCGCCTACAGCGCGGCGCAAGTGGCACTGACCGCACAAGCGGAAATCCAGCGCGGTGCACGCGGAGCCTTCGCCCTGTGCCGTCCACCGGGACACCACGCTGCTGGCGACTTGATGGGCGGCTATTGCTACCTCAACAACGCCGCCATCGCCGCGCAGGCATTCCTCGATCAGGGCCACAAGAAAGTCGCGATCCTCGACGTCGACTACCACCACGGCAACGGCACCCAGTCGATTTTCTACGAGCGCAGCGACGTGCTGTTCACCTCTATCCACGGCCACCCGGAAGCGGAATTTCCCTTCTTCCTGGGCTACGAAGATGAACGCGGTGAAGGCGCCGGCGAAGGCTTCAACTTCAACTACCCGCTGCCGGCCGGTTCCGGCTGGGACGTCTGGAGCGCGGCGCTGGATCAGGCCTGCCAGGAGATCGACAACTACGGTGCCGACATCATCGTCGTATCGCTGGGTGTCGACACCTTCAAGGACGATCCGATCTCGCAGTTCAAGCTCGACAGCCCGGATTACCTGGCGATGGGAAAACGCATCGCGGCCCTCGGCAAACCGACCCTGTTCGTCATGGAAGGTGGCTACGCGGTGGAAGAAATCGGCATCAACGCGGTGAACGTGCTTGAAGGTTTCGAACAATGA
- a CDS encoding AraC family transcriptional regulator, with protein MLHSHLTTLNAVSLVLNTFRDQGLSSEALLAGSGISAADLSRADTRITTNQEMQVCANAVALKHDIGLELGRRMHVSCYGILGYALLTCATFGDALRLAIRYPALLGTLFELSLEDDGERVWFVAADYRESPGMAVFNAEFCLVSLKVICDDLLGHPLPLLATRFEHTAPDYRDSYAEHFKAPLHFGAKDNAFAFDRRWLDQPLPLADIITHQAMAERCRKQNTEFTGRQAWLGRIRQLLSAQLNAAPGLEGLAQQMNCSPRTLRRHLKDMGCSYQELLDELRFERAKQMLCEDQLPIYRIAETLGFSETASFRHAFVRWSGVAPSQFRPH; from the coding sequence ATGCTCCACTCCCACCTCACCACCCTCAACGCCGTCTCTCTGGTGCTCAACACATTCAGGGATCAAGGCCTGTCCAGCGAAGCGCTGCTGGCCGGCAGCGGCATCAGCGCGGCGGATCTGAGCCGGGCCGACACCCGCATCACCACCAATCAGGAGATGCAGGTCTGCGCCAACGCGGTCGCGCTCAAGCACGACATCGGCCTGGAACTGGGCCGGCGCATGCACGTTTCCTGCTACGGCATCCTCGGTTACGCGCTGCTGACCTGTGCCACCTTCGGTGACGCTTTACGCCTGGCGATCCGTTATCCGGCGCTGCTGGGAACACTTTTCGAACTGAGCCTGGAAGACGACGGCGAGCGCGTCTGGTTCGTCGCCGCCGATTACCGCGAGAGTCCGGGGATGGCGGTGTTCAACGCGGAGTTCTGTCTGGTGTCGCTGAAAGTCATCTGCGACGACCTGCTCGGCCATCCGCTACCTCTACTGGCCACCCGCTTCGAACACACCGCGCCAGACTATCGCGACAGCTACGCCGAACACTTCAAGGCGCCACTGCACTTCGGCGCCAAGGACAACGCCTTCGCCTTCGACCGGCGCTGGCTCGATCAACCGCTGCCGCTCGCAGACATCATCACCCACCAGGCCATGGCCGAACGCTGCCGTAAACAGAACACCGAGTTCACTGGCCGGCAGGCGTGGCTGGGGCGGATCCGCCAGTTGCTCAGTGCACAACTCAACGCCGCACCGGGGCTGGAAGGTCTGGCGCAACAGATGAACTGTTCGCCGCGCACCTTGCGCCGGCATCTGAAAGACATGGGTTGCAGCTATCAGGAACTGCTCGACGAACTGCGCTTCGAGCGGGCCAAGCAGATGCTTTGCGAGGATCAGTTGCCGATCTACCGCATCGCCGAAACCCTGGGCTTCAGCGAGACCGCGAGCTTTCGCCATGCCTTCGTGCGCTGGAGCGGTGTGGCGCCGAGCCAGTTCCGTCCACACTGA
- a CDS encoding sodium:alanine symporter family protein, whose protein sequence is MLEVINDFLSGKVLIVLIVGLGSYFTIRSRFVQLRHFFHMFAVFRDSLKGSAGQLSSFQALMLSLAGRVGAGNIAGVGIAVTLGGPGAVFWMWVTALVGMSSSFFECTLAQVYKRADGDGLYRGGPAYYIQHGLKLKGMAVVFSILLLVTYGFAFIGLQSYTVTHSLQNAFAFDPQHTGIVLAVLLAITFIGGIKRIASVSDLLVPIKTLAYIGVTLYVIGTQIEHVPAMLETIFKSAFGLDPAFGGLLGSAIVMGVKRGVFANEAGLGSAPNVAAVAAVKHPGAQGVVQAFSVFLDTFVICTCTALLILLSGFYTPGFEGDGIVLTQNSLAAVVGDWGRMFVSVALSLFVFTCILYNYYLGENSLQFLTRNRAALMVFRGLVLALVVWGSMQDLSTVFAFADITMTCLAFVNLMALALLFKVGMRVMRDYDEQRRAGVKQPVFDSSKFADLDLDLKAWPTNPSADTQANAQPHGIPAAQR, encoded by the coding sequence ATGCTCGAAGTCATCAACGACTTCCTCTCAGGGAAAGTACTGATCGTGCTCATTGTCGGGCTCGGTAGCTACTTCACGATTCGCTCGCGTTTCGTTCAATTGCGCCACTTCTTCCACATGTTCGCGGTGTTCCGCGACAGCCTCAAAGGCAGCGCCGGGCAACTCAGCTCGTTCCAGGCCCTGATGCTCAGCCTCGCCGGCCGCGTCGGTGCAGGCAACATCGCCGGTGTCGGCATCGCCGTGACCCTCGGTGGTCCGGGTGCGGTGTTCTGGATGTGGGTGACCGCACTGGTCGGAATGTCCAGCAGCTTCTTTGAATGCACCCTGGCCCAGGTCTACAAACGCGCCGATGGCGACGGCCTGTACCGTGGTGGCCCGGCCTACTACATCCAGCACGGCCTGAAGCTCAAAGGCATGGCGGTGGTGTTCTCGATTCTGCTGCTGGTCACCTACGGCTTCGCCTTCATCGGCCTGCAGTCCTACACCGTGACCCACTCGCTGCAGAACGCCTTTGCCTTTGACCCGCAACACACCGGTATCGTCCTGGCAGTGCTTCTGGCCATTACCTTCATCGGCGGCATCAAGCGCATCGCTTCGGTGTCCGACCTGCTGGTACCGATCAAGACCCTGGCCTACATCGGCGTGACCCTGTACGTGATCGGCACCCAGATCGAACACGTGCCAGCCATGCTGGAAACCATCTTCAAGAGCGCTTTCGGTCTCGACCCTGCTTTCGGCGGTCTGCTCGGCAGCGCGATTGTCATGGGCGTGAAGCGTGGCGTGTTCGCCAACGAAGCGGGTCTGGGCAGTGCGCCGAACGTCGCCGCCGTGGCCGCCGTGAAGCACCCGGGCGCTCAGGGCGTGGTTCAGGCTTTCAGTGTGTTCCTCGACACCTTCGTGATCTGCACCTGCACCGCACTGCTGATCCTGCTGTCGGGCTTCTACACCCCGGGCTTCGAAGGTGACGGCATCGTCCTGACCCAGAACTCGCTGGCCGCCGTGGTCGGTGACTGGGGCCGCATGTTCGTCAGCGTCGCACTGTCGCTGTTCGTCTTCACTTGCATCCTCTACAACTACTACCTGGGCGAGAACAGCTTGCAGTTCCTCACCCGCAACCGCGCCGCGCTGATGGTTTTCCGCGGCCTGGTGCTGGCGCTGGTGGTCTGGGGTTCGATGCAGGACCTGTCGACCGTGTTCGCCTTCGCCGATATCACCATGACCTGCCTGGCCTTCGTCAACCTGATGGCCCTGGCCCTGCTGTTCAAGGTCGGCATGCGTGTGATGCGCGACTACGACGAGCAACGCCGCGCCGGCGTCAAACAGCCAGTGTTCGATTCCAGCAAATTTGCCGATCTGGACTTGGATCTGAAGGCCTGGCCGACCAATCCGTCGGCCGACACTCAGGCCAACGCTCAGCCGCATGGCATCCCCGCAGCGCAACGCTGA